The Dreissena polymorpha isolate Duluth1 chromosome 10, UMN_Dpol_1.0, whole genome shotgun sequence genome includes a region encoding these proteins:
- the LOC127847522 gene encoding uncharacterized protein LOC127847522: protein MKNFTNRNTSALPFGMTSEVMTSKQTSAAPVTEIVQNVTTIMPDDAGWRDDKLTVAMTAAGVACGVTVLAVVVVVSVLKCCRKGELRRPSLPTIRPANEATKRRQNTKNKSPVTVDTINGNVYSEFNSGWPSDEFDSTYALDNGEFDKEDADEMRNPDNENVEAGDNLRNEENAIVDAKRIRALGSAIPAFSVRVKAPDESEAIGRTRYNIEILGSNESAPAVCERSETTYATSRVSFQKYSEDSGIADKSRNNSLEADNLDPGGQESMAKLEETDDDEEVVENVFYEPPELWSVHDVKHADKMASLRRESETMFREELQDSARSYKFSGSTGLYYEPPEEDQDTPVNDRGNGVADEEHIYEDDESIYRNCETANSGGWLSFDHDSALAWNGGKQLSSQCNIDNKYEHKGGKANLNEFVHESNDHEEESISNVHIHPDPEEHIYENGMLMAKTLYEVPKNNFGRNNAADGRGSIDKERIYDVPNFNNP, encoded by the exons ACGACCATTATGCCTGACGACGCTGGTTGGAGGGACGACAAGCTCACGGTGGCCATGACGGCAGCCGGAGTCGCGTGCGGTGTCACGGTGTTGGCGGTGGTCGTTGTCGTCAGTGTTCTCAAGTGCTGCCGGAAGGGGGAGCTGCGTCGACCGAGTCTGCCGACGATCAGACCCG CAAACGAAGCGACCAAACGACGACAAAACAC AAAGAATAAATCCCCGGTAACCGTTGACACCATTAACGGTAACGTGTACTCGGAGTTCAATTCTGGGTGGCCTTCCGACGAGTTTGACTCAACGTACGCTTTGGATAATGGGGAATTCGACAAAGAAGACGCCGATGAAATGAGAAACCCAGACAATGAGAATGTTGAAGCTGGTGATAATCTTAGGAACGAAGAAAACGCCATCGTCGACGCAAAACGTATCAGAGCGTTAGGGTCGGCAATTCCAGCGTTTTCTGTTAGGGTTAAAGCCCCTGATGAAAGTGAAGCAATTGGAAGAACGAGatacaatattgaaatattggGTTCAAACGAGTCTGCGCCCGCCGTCTGTGAGCGCTCAGAAACGACGTATGCAACATCTCGCGTGTCGTTCCAGAAGTACTCCGAAGACAGCGGTATTGCGGATAAGTCACGAAACAATTCTTTAGAAGCCGACAACCTCGATCCAGGCGGACAGGAAAGTATGGCGAAGCTAGAAGAAACCGATGATGACGAGGAAGTGGTCGAGAATGTGTTTTACGAGCCACCCGAACTCTGGAGCGTTCACGATGTCAAGCATGCCGATAAAATGGCTTCGCTGAGACGGGAAAGCGAGACCATGTTCCGTGAGGAATTACAGGATTCTGCGAGATCATACAAGTTCAGTGGAAGCACGGGCTTGTATTATGAACCACCGGAGGAAGACCAAGATACGCCTGTAAATGACAGAGGAAATGGCGTAGCAGACGAAGAACATATATACGAAGACGATGAATCAATATACCGTAACTGCGAGACCGCGAATTCTGGAGGTTGGTTAAGTTTTGACCACGATTCGGCGCTGGCCTGGAACGGAGGTAAACAACTTAGCAGTCAATGTAATATTGATAACAAATACGAACATAAGGGAGGCAAAgctaatttaaatgaatttgtgcATGAATCTAATGATCACGAAGAGGAGTCAATATCAAATGTCCACATTCATCCAGACCCCGAAGAGCACATATATGAAAACGGGATGCTTATGGCCAAGACGCTGTACGAGGTGCCTAAGAACAACTTCGGGAGGAATAACGCAGCAGATGGAAGAGGGTCGATCGATAAGGAAAGAATTTACGACGTTCCAAACTTCAATAATCCTTAA